Proteins encoded together in one Quercus lobata isolate SW786 chromosome 3, ValleyOak3.0 Primary Assembly, whole genome shotgun sequence window:
- the LOC115982193 gene encoding probable xyloglucan endotransglucosylase/hydrolase protein 23: MASMTSSSVPLILLVPLVLGSMMVASAGNLNQDFDITWGDGRANIVNNGELLTLSLDKTSGSGFQSKNEYLFGKIDMQLKLVPGNSAGTVTAYYLSSKGSTWDEIDFEFLGNLSGDPYILHTNVFSQGKGYREQQFYLWFDPTADFHTYSILWNPQRIIFSVDGTPIREFKNLESNGVPFPKNQPMRIYSSLWNADDWATRGGLVKTDWTQAPFTASYRNFNANACVWTSGASSCGSKSPSSTSNNNAWLSQELDSASQQRLQWAQKNYMIYNYCTDTKRFPQGLPTECTTS, translated from the exons ATGGCTTCAATGACTTCTTCAAGTGTTCCTTTAATTCTTCTTGTGCCCCTTGTTCTTGGGTCAATGATGGTTGCCTCTGCTGGTAACTTGAACCAAGACTTTGACATTACATGGGGAGATGGCCGTGCTAATATAGTCAACAATGGTGAGCTTCTTACTCTCTCACTCGACAAAACTTCAGGCTCAGGATTCCAGTCCAAGAATGAATATctttttggaaagattgatatGCAGCTCAAGCTTGTCCCTGGAAACTCTGCTGGCACTGTCACTGCCTATTAT TTGTCCTCTAAAGGATCAacatgggatgagatagacttTGAATTCTTGGGGAATCTGAGTGGTGATCCTTACATACTTCATACTAATGTGTTCAGCCAAGGCAAGGGATACAGAGAACAACAATTCTATCTATGGTTTGACCCAACTGCGGATTTTCACACCTATTCCATACTTTGGAATCCCCAGCGCATCAT CTTCTCTGTGGATGGCACTCCCATTAGAGAGTTCAAGAACTTGGAGTCAAATGGTGTTCCGTTCCCAAAGAACCAGCCAATGAGAATATACTCTAGCCTCTGGAACGCTGATGACTGGGCAACAAGGGGTGGACTTGTCAAGACAGATTGGACACAAGCTCCTTTCACTGCTTCGTATAGGAACTTCAATGCAAATGCTTGTGTTTGGACCTCTGGGGCATCCTCCTGTGGTTCAAAATCTCCCTCTTCTACATCCAACAATAATGCTTGGCTATCACAAGAGTTGGATTCAGCAAGTCAACAGAGATTGCAATGGGCGCAGAAGAACTACATGATATACAACTATTGCACAGACACAAAGAGGTTTCCCCAAGGCCTTCCTACAGAATGTACCAC